The following are from one region of the Hydrogenimonas sp. SS33 genome:
- the leuC gene encoding 3-isopropylmalate dehydratase large subunit — MGQTITEKIFSDHAGREVKAGEIVRVPIDMVIGNDITTPISIRAFEESGAKELANPDGFSIVMDHFIPAKDIASANQAKISREFAYKHNLKHFFDEKDMGIEHALLPEKGLVVPGDVIIGADSHTCTHGALGAFSTGMGSTDLAFAMITGGNWFKVPETIKVVFTGKPKEHVYGKDLILELIRRIGVDGALYKALEFTGDTIEYLSMDDRFSLCNMAIEAGAKSGIIAVDEVTKAFLADKQLAREPKFHYSDPDADYCQVIEIDVGSLEPVIAYPHLPSNGKPISRAVADDLKVDQVFIGSCTNGRLSDIRIAAEIVKGKRVARHTRLIVTPATQKILKAAEKAGYIDTLIDAGAVVSNPTCGACLGGYMGILGDNERCISTTNRNFVGRMGARSSEIYLANSAVAAASAIAGKIADPREIL; from the coding sequence ATGGGACAGACCATTACCGAAAAGATATTTTCCGACCACGCGGGTCGCGAGGTGAAGGCGGGCGAGATCGTCCGGGTGCCGATCGACATGGTGATCGGCAACGACATCACGACCCCCATCTCCATCCGTGCCTTTGAAGAGAGCGGGGCGAAGGAGCTGGCCAACCCCGACGGCTTCTCCATCGTCATGGACCACTTCATCCCGGCCAAAGATATCGCCAGCGCCAATCAGGCGAAGATCAGCCGGGAGTTCGCCTACAAACACAACCTGAAGCACTTCTTCGACGAGAAAGACATGGGTATCGAGCACGCGTTGTTGCCCGAGAAGGGGCTGGTGGTGCCCGGCGACGTCATCATCGGTGCCGACAGCCACACCTGCACCCACGGGGCGCTGGGCGCCTTCTCCACCGGCATGGGCTCGACGGACCTGGCCTTCGCCATGATCACGGGGGGCAACTGGTTCAAGGTCCCCGAGACGATCAAGGTGGTCTTCACCGGCAAGCCGAAAGAGCATGTCTACGGCAAAGACCTGATATTGGAACTCATCCGCCGCATCGGCGTCGACGGCGCCCTCTACAAGGCGCTGGAGTTTACGGGGGACACCATCGAATACCTGAGCATGGATGACCGCTTCAGCCTCTGCAACATGGCCATCGAAGCGGGTGCCAAGAGCGGCATCATCGCCGTAGACGAAGTGACCAAAGCCTTCCTGGCCGACAAACAGCTGGCCCGCGAGCCCAAATTCCACTACTCCGACCCCGACGCCGACTATTGCCAGGTCATCGAGATCGATGTGGGAAGCCTGGAGCCGGTTATCGCCTATCCCCACCTGCCCAGCAACGGCAAACCGATCAGCCGGGCGGTCGCCGACGATTTGAAAGTGGACCAGGTCTTTATCGGAAGCTGTACCAACGGACGACTCAGCGACATCCGTATCGCCGCCGAAATCGTCAAGGGGAAAAGGGTTGCCCGCCATACGCGCCTCATCGTCACCCCCGCGACCCAGAAGATCCTCAAAGCCGCCGAGAAGGCGGGCTATATCGACACCCTGATCGACGCGGGCGCCGTCGTTTCCAACCCCACCTGCGGCGCCTGCCTGGGCGGTTACATGGGGATTCTGGGCGACAACGAGCGCTGCATCTCCACCACCAACCGCAACTTCGTCGGCCGTATGGGGGCCAGAAGCAGCGAAATCTACCTGGCCAACTCCGCCGTGGCCGCCGCCAGCGCCATCGCCGGAAAGATCGCCGACCCCCGCGAGATTCTCTGA
- the mobA gene encoding molybdenum cofactor guanylyltransferase MobA: MPFALPCVIFAGGRSSRMGRDKALLPFGGCATLAEYQFRRLSPLFPSLYISAKADKFPFKAPLIEDIPSEGGHAPTLGLLAAFGKLENDFFALSVDAPFVDAGVLETLFEVYGKEKADAYIARTPSGSHPMCGIYTRRMEPILSKAVAAGEHKLHRLLEQVNTRYVDFDDERLFYNMNRPGEYEEAMRIVSGKQ, from the coding sequence ATGCCCTTCGCGCTGCCGTGCGTCATCTTCGCCGGCGGCAGGAGTTCCCGCATGGGGCGCGACAAGGCGCTGCTCCCTTTCGGGGGCTGCGCGACACTGGCGGAGTACCAGTTCCGCCGCCTCTCCCCTCTCTTTCCCTCGCTCTACATCAGTGCCAAGGCGGACAAATTCCCTTTTAAAGCTCCTCTGATCGAAGATATCCCCTCCGAAGGAGGGCATGCCCCGACCCTGGGGCTGCTTGCGGCGTTTGGAAAACTGGAAAACGATTTTTTCGCCCTGAGTGTCGACGCACCCTTCGTCGATGCGGGTGTGCTCGAAACCCTCTTTGAAGTCTATGGGAAGGAGAAGGCCGATGCCTACATCGCCCGTACCCCTTCGGGCAGCCATCCCATGTGCGGCATCTACACCCGGCGGATGGAGCCTATCCTTTCAAAAGCGGTGGCGGCGGGTGAACACAAGCTGCACAGGCTTTTGGAACAGGTGAACACCCGTTATGTCGACTTCGATGACGAAAGGCTCTTTTACAACATGAACCGCCCCGGAGAGTATGAAGAGGCGATGCGCATAGTGAGTGGTAAACAGTGA
- a CDS encoding LysR substrate-binding domain-containing protein: MKITLRQMEIFLEVAQMGHLTKVAEKMGLSQSAVSMSIKELENIIGYKLFDRINKKLALNEKGRAFAEAIAPLVGKLNDIEEEFKNDENNGQLLVGVSTTIADYLIPPIICDYMKTFPRVKVSLKIGNTREIVDMIENGSVDLGFVEGNVDSTAIKQEVVGLDELIVVTGDKKLASQKEGYYIDKLLDKRWILREEGSGTREVFLTHLGDLAAQLNFFLELRHPESIKNMLVQSGTCLTCLPRISVMKELERGDLFEVKIKKLKFERQFLLIYHKDKFKTSVLNKFMYFTRMQLGKILGQQRPSE, encoded by the coding sequence ATGAAAATCACCTTGCGCCAGATGGAAATTTTCCTGGAAGTGGCCCAGATGGGGCACCTGACGAAAGTGGCCGAAAAGATGGGGCTGAGCCAATCGGCAGTCTCCATGTCGATCAAGGAGCTGGAAAACATCATCGGTTACAAACTTTTCGACCGGATCAACAAGAAACTGGCCCTCAACGAAAAGGGGCGCGCTTTCGCCGAAGCCATCGCCCCGCTGGTCGGCAAACTCAACGACATCGAAGAGGAGTTCAAGAACGACGAGAACAACGGCCAGCTCCTGGTGGGCGTGAGCACCACCATCGCCGACTACCTCATTCCGCCCATCATCTGCGACTACATGAAAACCTTCCCGAGGGTCAAGGTAAGCCTCAAAATCGGCAACACCCGAGAGATCGTCGACATGATCGAAAACGGCAGCGTTGACCTGGGGTTCGTGGAGGGTAACGTGGACTCCACCGCCATCAAACAGGAGGTGGTGGGGCTGGACGAGCTCATCGTTGTCACCGGCGACAAGAAGCTGGCCTCCCAAAAAGAGGGGTACTACATCGACAAACTGCTGGACAAACGGTGGATTCTAAGGGAGGAGGGCTCCGGGACCAGGGAAGTCTTCCTGACCCACCTGGGCGACCTGGCGGCGCAGCTCAACTTCTTCCTGGAGCTTCGCCATCCCGAGTCCATCAAAAATATGCTGGTCCAAAGCGGCACATGCCTCACCTGCCTGCCGCGCATCTCCGTCATGAAGGAGCTGGAGCGCGGCGACCTCTTCGAAGTGAAGATCAAAAAGCTCAAATTCGAACGCCAATTCCTGCTCATCTACCACAAAGACAAGTTCAAAACCTCGGTTTTGAACAAATTCATGTATTTCACCCGCATGCAGCTGGGAAAGATCCTGGGACAACAGCGCCCCAGCGAATAG
- a CDS encoding YeiH family protein → MAFSKENIRYTLNGILFVALFSIAAIQISEIEFIKKLAISPLIIGILIGMFYANTLRNHLPQEWVPGIVFSAKQLLRLAIIFYGFRITFQQIADVGMAGLTVSTVMLTSTILLGSWVGMKFFKLDRDTAILTASGSSVCGAAAVLATEPVLKAEPYKSAIAVGTVVLFGTIAMFLYPIMYRSGILGMDMSTYGIYVGGTVHEVAQVVAAGGAVGPEASDTAVIVKMTRVMMIAPMLIILGLWISAKARKEGSEAGGVKLVIPWFAVWFVVMSGVNSLNIIPTAVVSGINQVDTFMLTMAMTALGMETNAAKFKQAGIKPILLALVMFAWLIIVGYFVTKAAVAIF, encoded by the coding sequence ATGGCGTTTTCCAAGGAAAATATCCGCTATACCCTCAACGGAATCCTCTTCGTCGCCCTCTTCTCCATCGCGGCGATACAGATCTCCGAGATCGAATTCATCAAGAAGCTGGCCATCAGCCCGCTGATCATCGGTATTCTGATCGGTATGTTCTATGCCAACACCCTGCGCAACCACCTTCCGCAGGAGTGGGTGCCGGGCATCGTCTTCTCCGCCAAGCAGCTTCTTCGGCTGGCGATCATCTTCTACGGTTTCCGCATCACCTTCCAGCAGATCGCCGATGTGGGAATGGCGGGTCTGACCGTCTCGACGGTGATGCTCACCTCCACCATCCTACTGGGCTCCTGGGTCGGCATGAAATTCTTCAAACTCGACCGTGACACGGCCATTCTGACCGCTTCCGGCAGCTCCGTCTGCGGCGCCGCGGCGGTTTTGGCGACGGAGCCGGTTCTCAAAGCCGAACCCTACAAAAGCGCCATCGCCGTCGGTACCGTCGTCCTTTTCGGTACGATCGCCATGTTCCTCTACCCCATCATGTACCGCTCCGGCATCCTTGGGATGGATATGTCCACCTACGGCATCTATGTCGGGGGTACCGTCCATGAAGTGGCCCAGGTCGTCGCCGCCGGCGGCGCCGTCGGCCCCGAAGCCTCCGATACCGCCGTCATCGTCAAGATGACCCGTGTCATGATGATCGCGCCGATGCTGATCATCCTCGGCCTCTGGATCTCCGCCAAAGCCCGGAAAGAGGGGAGCGAAGCGGGCGGCGTGAAGCTGGTGATTCCCTGGTTTGCCGTCTGGTTTGTCGTCATGAGCGGTGTCAACTCCCTCAACATCATCCCCACCGCCGTCGTTTCGGGCATCAACCAGGTCGACACTTTCATGCTGACCATGGCCATGACGGCGCTGGGTATGGAGACCAATGCCGCCAAATTCAAACAGGCGGGTATCAAACCGATTCTGCTGGCTCTCGTCATGTTCGCATGGCTCATCATTGTCGGCTACTTCGTCACCAAGGCCGCCGTCGCCATCTTTTAA
- a CDS encoding CAP domain-containing protein, translating to MKFVRSLFLLAAALLLQASELDYLNTIRKDAGLAPFKSEAHLQQAAQNHSAYMKINQTSGHHETSGKEGYTGKAPWDRAVYAGYPSTYIAENVSSGQKSPTSSIDSLMGAIYHRFGFLSFHFDEIGIGFEERYYTYDMGNSAVAALCAGNEEVTGDYYTGVCADPDKRVDADRFMEALERPGRSAPRTILWPAPDTAGIPPAFFEESPDPLPDASVTGYPVSVEFNEVLFSEPPEILHFSLEKGDGAEVTPYLLMKEDNDPNHKFSGYQFALFPRHRLEWGTAYFADLLYRYDGSDIGKRWCFTTRSLADDAQKVYRIEHDRSVSLNVVSGVSYAVYVVPEDLNDTLGGVGYSYNCEKPDFRYIDENTFLVTLNGSAGRHADFTFANGQKVEMVIAREDSARPPAKGKCPDIANGGGTSPGEGNGSTQNGTGTGEGTEDASPQESGDANRTAPPEGTNGSRISRQSAPGQPYEPLDEAEGFSAAQRDGAVLNVGIDTDKRLHCRYSDSGTTTEILLADGTARIGYDDRVEINLPDRPDLEILLLPDGSATVTKPGALLPAGKLPPGCRIEVENGHMRIRLPLNETITLERKR from the coding sequence ATGAAATTTGTACGTTCACTTTTTCTTCTCGCGGCGGCATTGTTGCTGCAGGCGTCGGAGCTCGATTATCTCAACACGATTCGCAAAGATGCCGGGCTTGCACCCTTCAAAAGCGAAGCGCATTTGCAGCAGGCGGCCCAGAACCATTCCGCCTATATGAAAATCAACCAAACTTCCGGGCATCACGAAACGAGCGGAAAAGAGGGCTATACCGGCAAAGCACCGTGGGACCGCGCGGTTTATGCCGGATACCCGTCTACCTATATCGCCGAAAATGTCTCTTCCGGCCAGAAGAGTCCGACTAGTTCCATCGACAGCCTGATGGGAGCCATCTACCACCGTTTCGGATTTCTCAGTTTTCATTTCGACGAGATCGGCATCGGGTTTGAAGAACGCTACTATACCTACGACATGGGAAATTCTGCGGTCGCAGCCCTGTGTGCGGGGAACGAAGAGGTGACAGGGGACTATTACACGGGAGTATGCGCCGACCCCGACAAGAGAGTCGATGCCGACCGTTTCATGGAGGCGCTTGAGCGGCCGGGAAGATCGGCCCCCCGGACCATCCTCTGGCCGGCCCCAGATACCGCCGGCATTCCGCCCGCTTTTTTCGAGGAGTCGCCCGACCCTCTTCCCGATGCCTCTGTGACGGGCTACCCGGTCAGCGTGGAGTTTAACGAGGTTCTTTTTTCCGAACCTCCCGAAATTTTACACTTTTCTCTGGAAAAGGGCGACGGCGCGGAGGTCACCCCCTATCTGCTGATGAAAGAGGACAACGACCCCAATCATAAATTTTCCGGTTACCAGTTCGCCCTCTTTCCCAGGCACCGACTCGAATGGGGCACCGCCTATTTCGCCGACCTCCTTTACCGCTACGATGGAAGCGATATCGGGAAAAGATGGTGTTTCACAACCCGATCGCTCGCCGATGACGCCCAAAAGGTCTACCGCATCGAACACGACAGAAGTGTCAGCCTGAATGTCGTTTCCGGCGTCTCCTATGCCGTCTATGTCGTTCCGGAGGATCTCAACGACACTCTCGGCGGCGTAGGCTACAGTTACAACTGCGAAAAGCCCGACTTCCGCTATATCGACGAAAACACTTTCCTTGTCACGCTCAACGGATCGGCCGGCCGGCATGCCGACTTCACATTCGCAAACGGACAGAAGGTGGAGATGGTCATAGCCCGCGAAGACAGCGCCCGGCCCCCCGCGAAGGGTAAATGCCCCGACATCGCAAACGGCGGGGGAACATCGCCCGGGGAGGGGAATGGCTCGACCCAAAACGGCACCGGAACAGGGGAAGGAACGGAAGATGCATCGCCCCAGGAGAGCGGCGACGCGAACCGCACGGCTCCACCGGAGGGGACGAACGGATCCCGCATCAGTCGGCAAAGTGCACCCGGCCAACCCTACGAACCCCTGGATGAGGCCGAAGGATTCAGTGCCGCGCAGCGTGACGGAGCGGTGCTGAATGTCGGAATCGATACCGACAAACGGCTGCACTGCCGTTACAGCGACAGCGGAACGACTACCGAAATTCTCCTTGCCGACGGTACGGCACGCATCGGCTACGACGACCGTGTCGAGATAAACCTTCCGGACCGTCCGGATCTTGAGATTCTGCTGCTACCCGACGGCAGCGCGACGGTGACGAAGCCGGGCGCTCTGCTGCCCGCGGGCAAACTGCCGCCGGGGTGCCGCATCGAAGTGGAAAACGGACACATGCGCATACGGCTCCCCCTGAACGAAACCATTACCCTGGAGAGGAAGCGATGA